A region of uncultured Desulfobacter sp. DNA encodes the following proteins:
- a CDS encoding anaerobic glycerol-3-phosphate dehydrogenase subunit B, with protein MAQYDAVVIGGGISGLMAAIALGRQKRRVALVSKGDPVCRLSTGCIDILRGHGALGARIENLPENHPYHLAGMDGISRAMAFFTSIMKGAGLNYVGDIRENRWILSPAGIIRQTALVPESMAHGNVQETDPLHLITFKGMKDFFPGYVTMRFHNAGVHEFDEEETSTLALATKFNNPLFQEKFVEWVRRRKLPAGKIGIPAVMGTKPGVFLKISQALDRKVFEIPTLPPSVPGLRMFNALKNCLQESGGDVFWGHAVERVEQHAGVIEAITLENPGRATRIEGNAFILATGSFISSGLYARQDGVIEERVFGLKPFAPEKRDSWFKHNFFETGHEIEKSGIVVNNSFQPEHADFKNLFVCGSILAFSEIMKYGCGHGLAISTGVAAAQKCEEQLG; from the coding sequence ATGGCACAATACGACGCCGTCGTCATCGGCGGCGGAATTTCCGGGCTTATGGCCGCCATTGCCTTGGGCCGGCAAAAAAGGCGCGTGGCCCTGGTGTCCAAGGGAGATCCCGTGTGCCGGTTATCCACGGGCTGCATTGATATATTAAGGGGGCATGGCGCCTTGGGGGCCCGCATTGAAAACCTGCCGGAAAATCATCCCTATCACCTGGCGGGTATGGATGGCATCAGCCGGGCCATGGCTTTTTTCACCTCAATCATGAAAGGAGCAGGACTGAACTATGTGGGAGATATCCGGGAAAACAGATGGATTTTATCCCCTGCAGGAATCATCAGACAGACCGCCCTTGTACCCGAAAGTATGGCCCACGGCAATGTCCAGGAAACAGATCCGTTGCATCTTATCACATTCAAAGGAATGAAGGACTTTTTCCCGGGCTATGTGACCATGAGATTCCACAATGCCGGCGTCCATGAATTTGACGAAGAAGAGACATCCACCTTGGCTCTCGCCACAAAGTTCAATAACCCGCTCTTCCAGGAAAAATTTGTTGAATGGGTCCGGCGACGGAAGTTGCCTGCAGGAAAAATCGGCATCCCTGCCGTCATGGGAACAAAACCGGGCGTATTTTTAAAAATATCCCAGGCCCTTGACAGAAAAGTTTTTGAAATCCCAACCCTGCCGCCCTCGGTACCGGGATTGAGAATGTTCAACGCCCTGAAAAACTGCCTGCAGGAGTCAGGAGGGGACGTGTTCTGGGGACATGCCGTAGAACGCGTCGAACAACATGCCGGCGTTATTGAGGCGATCACCCTGGAAAACCCGGGCCGTGCCACCCGCATTGAGGGAAACGCATTTATACTGGCCACCGGCTCTTTCATAAGCTCAGGCCTTTATGCGCGGCAGGACGGCGTCATTGAAGAGCGTGTCTTTGGGCTTAAGCCCTTTGCACCTGAAAAAAGGGACTCCTGGTTCAAACACAATTTTTTCGAAACCGGTCATGAGATTGAAAAGTCGGGAATTGTTGTAAATAATTCGTTTCAACCGGAACACGCGGATTTCAAAAATCTTTTTGTGTGCGGATCCATTCTGGCATTTTCCGAAATCATGAAATACGGCTGCGGCCACGGGTTGGCCATTTCAACCGGTGTGGCTGCCGCGCAAAAATGTGA
- a CDS encoding FAD-dependent oxidoreductase yields MIKTDVIIIGGGATGCGIARDLALRGIGHHLIEKGDFAAGATGACHGLLHSGGRYAVSDAVAAGECIRENKILGKIAEKCVEQTGGLFVRLPEDPEQYRDKFLESCNMIGIETKLLTAEKALKLVPRLNPELKEAVHVPDCSIDPFRLCMLNAITSRNRGGVFHIHHEMFAFIEEKGRLVGVKAKNCFTGEVKSFRGKVIINAGGAWARKIANLAQKDVPMSLSKGSLVITNHRLTNLVINRLRPPSNGDIIVPNEAVCLAGTTAIKVVEPDNLAVGADEVDIVTKEATRLLPDFKTTRLIRAYTGVRPLLAACSDEDSRSISRGFRIINHENGMYSILGGKLTTYRLMAEKIVDTVLEDVFQKKIPCRTAELPLEGQEYLSGYPLSKRLRDMKDIVCGCELVTRKDVESVIQRIETKSIGDIQHRTRLGMGPCQGGFCTYRALGIIQERGKITTEESMETLKAFLQKRFRGIRPALWGNQLQEEQLVEGIYLNLMNMAEK; encoded by the coding sequence GATCAAAACCGATGTCATAATTATCGGGGGCGGTGCCACCGGGTGCGGTATCGCCAGAGACCTTGCGTTGCGAGGCATCGGCCATCATCTGATTGAAAAAGGTGATTTTGCCGCAGGGGCCACGGGGGCCTGTCATGGACTGCTTCACAGCGGCGGCAGGTATGCTGTATCAGACGCTGTCGCTGCCGGGGAGTGTATCCGTGAAAATAAGATTTTGGGGAAAATCGCTGAAAAATGCGTGGAGCAAACCGGCGGGCTGTTTGTAAGACTGCCGGAAGATCCAGAGCAGTACAGGGACAAATTCCTTGAGAGCTGCAATATGATCGGTATTGAAACAAAACTGCTCACCGCGGAAAAAGCCCTGAAACTCGTACCCCGACTCAATCCCGAGCTTAAAGAGGCTGTGCATGTCCCGGACTGTTCCATTGACCCGTTCAGGCTTTGCATGCTCAATGCCATCACGTCACGGAACCGGGGCGGAGTTTTTCATATACACCATGAGATGTTCGCATTTATAGAGGAAAAAGGCAGGCTGGTGGGGGTAAAGGCAAAGAACTGCTTTACCGGTGAAGTCAAATCGTTCAGGGGAAAAGTCATCATCAATGCCGGTGGTGCATGGGCAAGGAAAATCGCCAATCTTGCGCAAAAAGATGTGCCCATGAGCCTTTCCAAGGGGAGCCTTGTGATCACCAATCATCGTTTGACAAACCTTGTGATCAACCGACTGAGGCCTCCCTCCAACGGAGATATCATCGTGCCCAACGAGGCCGTTTGCCTTGCAGGGACCACAGCCATCAAGGTGGTTGAGCCTGATAATCTGGCGGTGGGCGCCGATGAAGTGGATATCGTCACCAAGGAGGCCACCAGATTACTCCCCGATTTTAAAACCACCCGGCTGATACGCGCATACACGGGTGTCAGGCCCTTGCTGGCTGCATGTAGCGATGAGGATAGCCGCTCCATTTCCCGGGGGTTCAGGATCATTAATCACGAAAACGGCATGTACTCCATTCTGGGGGGCAAGCTGACCACATACAGGCTGATGGCGGAAAAAATCGTGGACACCGTTTTAGAAGACGTTTTTCAAAAAAAAATTCCCTGCCGGACCGCGGAACTTCCCCTTGAAGGCCAGGAATATTTAAGCGGATACCCCCTTTCAAAGCGCCTCAGGGATATGAAGGATATTGTCTGCGGATGTGAACTTGTCACCAGAAAAGATGTGGAAAGTGTCATCCAGCGCATTGAAACAAAATCCATAGGAGACATTCAGCACCGGACTCGGCTGGGCATGGGCCCCTGTCAGGGTGGTTTTTGCACCTATCGGGCCCTTGGCATTATCCAGGAAAGGGGAAAGATCACCACAGAAGAATCCATGGAAACCTTAAAAGCGTTCCTTCAAAAGCGATTCAGGGGCATCCGGCCGGCCCTTTGGGGTAATCAACTGCAGGAGGAACAGCTTGTTGAGGGCATCTACCTGAACCTGATGAATATGGCGGAGAAATGA